A genomic window from Polaribacter gangjinensis includes:
- the msrA gene encoding peptide-methionine (S)-S-oxide reductase MsrA — MSKNIQVTTIGGGCFWCTEAVFQKVKGVEKVVSGYAGGNAPGKPTYREICSGLTGHAEVVQITFDANLISFEDILVIFLTTHNPTTLNRQGADVGTQYRSVIFYHNELQQEIALKTIQKVQGYYADKIVTELSPLPIFYEAEDYHQNYYQNNKTQGYCEYVITPKLATLRKLHADKLK, encoded by the coding sequence ATGAGTAAAAATATTCAAGTAACTACTATTGGTGGAGGATGTTTTTGGTGTACAGAAGCTGTTTTTCAAAAAGTAAAAGGAGTAGAAAAGGTGGTTTCTGGTTATGCTGGTGGAAATGCTCCTGGAAAACCAACGTATCGTGAAATTTGCTCAGGATTGACTGGTCATGCAGAAGTAGTCCAAATTACTTTTGATGCAAATTTGATTTCTTTTGAAGACATTTTAGTGATTTTTTTAACCACACACAATCCAACAACATTAAACAGACAAGGAGCTGATGTAGGCACACAATATCGTTCTGTGATATTTTATCACAATGAATTGCAACAAGAAATTGCGTTGAAAACCATCCAAAAAGTACAAGGATATTATGCAGATAAAATTGTAACAGAACTAAGTCCTTTGCCAATTTTTTATGAAGCTGAAGACTATCATCAAAATTATTATCAAAACAATAAAACTCAAGGTTATTGCGAATATGTAATCACTCCAAAATTGGCGACTTTGCGAAAATTACACGCTGACAAACTCAAATGA
- a CDS encoding Pycsar system effector family protein has protein sequence MSTLLSEIENYVTTLLGTQLDAMYVYHNLAHTQRIVTVVKELVEASQLGENEAENVIIAAWFHDTGFVKGAKNHEEESVKIATDFLKEKGISEDQMATISAIILATKLGHQPKNELEKIIIDADCAHLASKNYEDFANLLRKEWELTSSKKLSDLEWTNQNIAFFAEQHRFYSTFALKEWTKNKSKNFAKLIKNQQELQESSLKFNQKQEVIKIKKNKGAVPERGVETMFRVALRNHITLSDIADTKANILLSVNAIIISMSFSTLIPKLDNPHNSFLIVPSVIFILFTVASMILSILATRPNVTQGKFSKEDVANKKVNLLFFGNFHQMKLEDFEWGISEMMHDKDYLYGSLTKDLYFLGLVLNRKYGLLRTTYTVFMIGIIVSVIAFGLAFVL, from the coding sequence ATGAGCACCTTGCTTTCTGAAATTGAAAATTATGTAACAACCCTTTTGGGTACTCAGTTAGATGCAATGTATGTATATCATAATTTGGCACATACACAACGCATTGTAACTGTGGTTAAAGAACTTGTTGAAGCATCTCAATTAGGCGAAAATGAAGCCGAAAACGTAATTATTGCTGCTTGGTTTCACGACACAGGTTTTGTAAAAGGAGCCAAAAATCATGAGGAAGAAAGTGTAAAAATTGCAACTGATTTTTTAAAAGAGAAAGGCATTTCTGAAGATCAAATGGCAACAATTTCAGCCATTATACTAGCAACCAAATTAGGACATCAACCTAAAAATGAACTTGAAAAAATAATTATAGATGCAGATTGTGCGCATTTGGCTTCCAAAAATTACGAAGATTTTGCCAATTTATTGCGAAAAGAATGGGAACTTACTTCATCAAAAAAACTTTCTGATTTGGAATGGACAAATCAAAATATTGCTTTTTTTGCTGAACAACATCGATTTTACAGCACTTTTGCTTTGAAAGAATGGACAAAAAACAAATCGAAAAACTTTGCGAAATTGATTAAAAATCAACAAGAATTACAAGAAAGTTCTCTAAAATTCAACCAAAAACAAGAAGTTATCAAAATTAAAAAAAACAAAGGAGCTGTTCCTGAACGTGGGGTTGAAACCATGTTTAGAGTGGCTTTGCGAAACCACATTACGTTGAGTGACATTGCAGATACGAAAGCCAATATTTTATTATCTGTAAATGCTATCATAATTTCAATGTCATTTTCAACTTTGATTCCTAAATTAGACAATCCTCATAATAGTTTTTTAATTGTTCCTTCTGTAATTTTTATTTTGTTTACAGTTGCGAGCATGATTTTATCGATTTTGGCAACAAGACCCAATGTTACTCAAGGAAAATTTTCGAAAGAAGACGTAGCCAACAAAAAAGTTAATTTGTTGTTTTTTGGAAATTTTCATCAAATGAAATTAGAGGATTTTGAATGGGGGATTTCAGAAATGATGCATGATAAAGACTATTTATATGGTTCGTTAACTAAAGATTTGTATTTTTTAGGATTGGTTTTGAACCGTAAATACGGATTGTTGCGAACTACGTACACCGTTTTTATGATTGGAATAATAGTAAGTGTCATTGCTTTTGGATTGGCTTTTGTGCTTTAA
- the msrB gene encoding peptide-methionine (R)-S-oxide reductase MsrB translates to MLTWKDILHFATKGNPTPTKRVEKTDAEWREILTPEQFRIARQKGTERPFSGELCSIYEAGKYHCICCNAPLFDSTIKFDSSSGWPSFTQPITENAIQYHKDISFGMVRVEVLCNSCDAHLGHVFPDGPPPSGLRYCINSVSMQLEKSEK, encoded by the coding sequence ATGCTTACTTGGAAAGACATACTTCATTTTGCCACCAAAGGAAATCCAACTCCTACTAAAAGAGTTGAAAAAACAGATGCTGAATGGCGCGAAATATTAACTCCAGAACAATTTAGAATTGCGAGACAAAAAGGAACTGAAAGGCCTTTTTCTGGAGAATTATGTTCGATTTATGAAGCAGGAAAATATCATTGCATTTGTTGTAATGCACCTCTTTTTGATTCCACAATCAAATTTGATTCTAGTTCAGGATGGCCAAGTTTTACACAACCTATTACCGAAAATGCTATTCAATATCATAAAGATATTTCATTTGGAATGGTGCGTGTTGAAGTGCTTTGTAATTCGTGTGATGCACATTTAGGGCACGTTTTTCCTGATGGACCACCACCAAGTGGACTGCGCTATTGTATCAATTCTGTGTCTATGCAACTTGAAAAATCAGAAAAATAA